DNA from Marinagarivorans cellulosilyticus:
CTTTTGATTTATTACACGTAGGGCACCTTGCCCTACTACAACACTGCAAATCATTAGGCAACGTACTTGCCGTAGGCGTTGCTTCTGATCGGGTAGTTAACTCTTACAAGCCCAATGTTCCGGTTATTCCACTGGAACAAAGAATGGAAATGCTAAAAGCGCTGAGCTGCGTCGATATTGTTCACGCCTACGATCAACTCGATTACGTGCCTGGCTGCAAAGCCGTCAACGCGGATATTTTTGTTATTGGTGAAGATTGGGGCAACAAACCACACAACCTCGCCGTCGAGTCCTACCTAAAATCCAAACACAAAACCATTACGCAAGTTGTTTACAATTCGCGTACTTCGTCAACTCAAATAAAACAAAATGTTAGAGCACAATCCTATGCTGGCCAACAACGAATACTAGCAACAGGATAATAATAGGCACCAGTGAACAATGAAAATGTGTATACATAGCCTATAATTCATTGAGTCATCACAGCCCAAACCCAAACTCTGGAATTATGTATGCCGCAAAACCCGCCACCAAACAACACAGCAAAACCCGCGGCCGACGTATTTAACAGGGGCAGCCTACAACTTACCGCAGACCTAATTAGAAAGCATAACCCACAGCTCGCCATGACAGTACGCAATATTCTCGCGGGCACCCCCATAGGCGAAAACAACACCCGCAGTGCAGCGGACTACTTTAAAGTAGGGGTAGACTCCTTTCAGGTACGCGCCATCGTCGAAGCTTTAGCAAAGCAACGGCATGCAGCACAACTCGCCAACGAAAACCCAGGGCTGGTCGTTGTTACCAATACATTAATTGCAGATTGGACGGCGCTTGCCAACAAAATGATTGCAGAATTACCCGAATCACAACGGCCAAATGAATAGATACAAACGGCCCGATCAATATCACTCACTAAAACCATAAAACTCGATGCTACAGCCGAGCGCCTAACTGCCCTCCTGATTCGCGCGCGCTTTATGCGTAATACACTCGTACAAACTAGCAACTTCAGCCACTAGCTTTTGATATTCAGGGTGCCTATCAGCAAAGTACTCGGTGTCTTGCACTTCTTGTAGTGTTTCTTCTAAAAATACAAGCTCAAATTCGTTAAGCATTTCACCGTGATTAACTCGCTCTTGAATCTCCAGCAATCGCGGTAGTTGATGTTTATTAAAGCCTATCAATATCGCTTCAACAGTGCCTAGTTCTTTAGGGCTAAGCTTCGAATACGTCATAAAATCCATACCTTATTAGCACACTGGCAAAAAATACTAACATTGTGCATTCATTAGTTGAATTTACAACGGGCGGATTAAACCAAAGCCGTAAAACTACCTAAAAAACGGCGATACGCTATCTAACTGCAAGGATTCTAAATAACGGCGTACAACCTCGTAGTTTGCCTTAAAGGCAATACCCACTTTGCAAACCCCATCAACTTGGCAACTTGCCGAGCGAACAAAAGCCTCGAGCATAACGGGGGACTCTAATGTAGGGAAATAAACCTCTAAACTTACCGTAACATCCTGACCTATAGAGTGCTCAATAAAGTCGTAACTCGCATCGCGGTTCACCTCCAATTGACAACCGCCATGGCTAATATTGGATATCACACCATAGGACTCTCGTTCACCTTGATGAATATCACAAGATAACGCGCACGGGAACCGCGTTTCAGAACGCAGCAAGCGCGTTTCGATCATTTCAGGAAAACTTGTGATCAGCAGACGGTCATCATATATCGCCTCGAAAACACCCTCGAAGGCTACGATGTAACCATCTTGAATGGTGCGCATTTCAAAAACATCATCTTGCGAGAACAGTGCTTCGTACCCAAAACCCTCGGGTAAATTCTGCTTGAGCGGCAAAGTCGTTATTACCGAATTGGGCGCATCCACGCCCACCAAGCTCACGGTGAAGTGAAAATCACCACTTTCACTATTCACTTGCACCACAGAACCTATGGCAAGCTCAAGAATGCGATCGGGAGGGTAATACTGTTCCAAGTGACAACCAATAAAAAAGATGTATGCCCTATAACCAATAGCCTATAAGGCGGCAAACAACAAGGAGCATCGTAAACCTAAAAACCGCAGCAACCCATCAACGTCTGCACACCCCTTGGCGTACCTGAGGCGCGCTAAGAATGATTCCCCACCCATAAGATGCCCACACATTTTTACGACACGCTATGCACGCCAACGGAATACGCATCTTTTTAGCTCTAGACTACGGTTTATAGCTTGAATAAGCCTTCACAGCTTATTAACTCGGCAAGCGCCGCAATATGGCCAAGCGACACATCGTGCTTTGTGCAACTTTTTATCCGCTTCCGACTATGATACTTTCCCCGCTTTTTACGGAGCCCACCCCATGCCTAAAGCCAGTGAGATCAAAAAGAATGTCGCCGTTGATTACAACGGTAAAGTCTATCTTGTCAAAGAAGTTACCAAATCTGCCGTCTGTGGCCGTGCCGGCGGAAGCCTGTATCGTATTCGCATGTACGAAATAGCCACCGGCGCCAAAGTGGACGAAAGCTTTAAGGCCGATGAAATGATCAACCTTGCTGACTTCTCTCGCCGGGCCGTTACATTTTCGTATATCGATGGTGATGAATATGTGTTTATGGATAGCGAGGACTACACCCCCTACAACTTAAACAAAGACACTATTGCTGATGAAGTCCCGTTTGTGACTGAAAGCACTCTGGGCTTACAAGTCTTTGTGGTCAATGATGTACCCGTTGCGCTCGACCTACCCGCCTCTGTTGATTTATTAATTACCGAAACCGATCCCTCGATTAAAGGAGCCTCGGCCACCGCCCGCACCAAACCGGCAACACTTTCGACCGGGCTAATTATTCAAGTGCCCGAGTACATCTCTAGCGGCGAAACGGTCAAAGTAAATACCGAAGACCATAAGTTTATAAGCCGCGCCTAAGCTAAATCACCAGCTAGAGACGCTACCGACAAAGCGCCTCTAGCAATCGACCGCAAAAATAAAGTTTATGGCTAGGATGGGTTGTATGCAGCCAAAGTTAAAGTACCTGCCTGTCCTCGTTACCACAAAAAATTACTATTTTTTAGAAGCGCCCTATTGACCAAATAGAAGGTGTGTCACCCCTTTACAAACTTGAATCGCGCTGACTGCTTTGGTTTTATAAGTAACGAAGCGGTATTGCCCAACCTTTTGATCCCCTAGGCATTAACGAGCAAAATACGTTTGCGCAAGCTCAAAGGCTTTAACCCCGATTTTCTCACCGATAATGCGGCCCGGAATATCATCTTGTGGCGGATGAATGCCGCCCCATATACGCGATAAACTGCACTGATCAGAAGCATCACGATACGTTGCCCATTCGAGAGTTAAATCCACGCTTGGGCCCTGCTCAAAAACAAGGAAATCGTTAGCTTTGATTTCAAACTCGCTTTTGCCACCTGGGAAATACTCATCGCCGGTTAACAAAGTGAGTACCTCAGCCGCTGCCCGCGAATAGGTAGAGTGGCCAGACACATAGCCGGCAAAAGGCGGCGATACAAACGAAGGCCTTTGATAGGGCCACCAGTTATCGATCAAAATCCAACCGACATCACCAGTATCATTGGCGGGGTTAACCACATACTCTGGCCCCTGCCATGCACGCACTTTTATTTTGCCAACAAATTGGTTGTCGTAGCCCGCTAGCGGGTCACCCGCTTGCACCAGCTCTATATAGCCTGGCGTCAGTGGAATCCCATCAGGGTGCCAAGACGGCGCCAACGCATCGGTGCTTTGCCCTAACTCAGCCATAGCCCTCAACGCTGACACCGGCCGAACATAGTCGTACCACCCTTTAATGCTCCAAGCCGATATAGCCGCATCGTGCATAGCACCGCCAAGCGCGAAATAAGCTTTAATATCCCACTCCAAGGCACCTAGTTCATTGCCTTCTCCGCGAAAACGGCGCTTTAATGCGGGGTGATCGGTCACCGCGTTTAAAATCACAAACCAGTGGCCCGGCGGGGTTTCAGAGTCTGGGCCGTCAGCCCAAAACTCTGCCAGTACCCGAGTGTAATCTCCTCGGGGGACCCATTGCGGCTCATAGGGCATTCCCGTTTTAGGGTTAATGCTATGCCCGTGGCTAGCGTCCCCTCCGTCTAGAGCATTGTAAAAATTTGGATAGCCCTCAGCTGTCGCAGGCAGCTGCCCCACATTACCAACACTTGCCGGTGATATATCCCACATAACACCATCACTGGGGTCTAGGTGGGACGACCACAATGCAACTAAGGAAAACCCCCATTGATATGCGGCTGTCGTTTCTGTGCCGAGCTGCGAGGGCGCACCTGGGTCGTGATAAACCTTATAGGAACCACCCTCGCGCTGATAAACCGAAAGCTCGTCATCGGTAAGAGCAAAGGGCTGAACATTGCCCCACTCAGGCCCTAGAAACTCTAAAGCTCCCCCGGTAATAGGATTACCGGCCTGATCGATAAAGGTAGATAGCGCTAGCGGCTGCCAGCGGTTGGGATCAACGATATCGGGGTTGCCCGATAATTGAGGGGATAGCGGCGGATTGGCCGGCGAATAATTAATACTGGCATAACTATTGAGTTCATTCGAGCCATCTTGCAGCCCAAACTGGATATAACACTCACCAATAAAATTCCCTAAAGCGGCAGCATCACCTTCGGTCACATCCATGGACTGCTTGTTGATATCGTAACCGAGTTCTAGCATCAGATTATCGGCATTTAAGGCCGTCACCGCCGCACTTGGTGATGCAGCAAAACGATGCCGAATTAACCGGTAAGCCGCGTAAGAAATTGCCTCCTCTCTATTACCCTGCTGCATTAAATTGTCGGCACTTTGTGCGTAAGCATTAAAATCTAGCGTGCAATCCGTGCTGCCATATTGTTGCCCCAAAAGATAAGGGTTCGCATTTAATGAGTAAGTACTCCACGCATCGTACATCGCTGCCGACAAGTGATGGAGATTTCTAGCATGAACGGTTGGGCGAGCATAATCGTTGCGAATGGCCTCCAGAATTAACTCATTCCATTGGCGCGCAACCGATGCGCCGTCGATCACAATAGGATCGCCCTCTTCGTTCGCGACTTGGCGATCGTCACTACCACAAGACAAAAGCACAAGCGATGCAGGTAACAGCATCGCCAACACTCTTTGTTTCCCAAAACGACAAAATCCATACTGCAACGTCATGCCAGAACTACCCTTTACTAAAACTGCCTTTGCCAAACCCTAACATTGCATTAACTTTTGGCCCAGGATCGCTTCGCTGCTTCCATAGCCGTATTTCTAACGTCGTACTCAATTTCTCTGGATCTCACCTAGAGTGACTA
Protein-coding regions in this window:
- the yeiP gene encoding elongation factor P-like protein YeiP, with amino-acid sequence MPKASEIKKNVAVDYNGKVYLVKEVTKSAVCGRAGGSLYRIRMYEIATGAKVDESFKADEMINLADFSRRAVTFSYIDGDEYVFMDSEDYTPYNLNKDTIADEVPFVTESTLGLQVFVVNDVPVALDLPASVDLLITETDPSIKGASATARTKPATLSTGLIIQVPEYISSGETVKVNTEDHKFISRA
- a CDS encoding vanadium-dependent haloperoxidase, whose product is MLLPASLVLLSCGSDDRQVANEEGDPIVIDGASVARQWNELILEAIRNDYARPTVHARNLHHLSAAMYDAWSTYSLNANPYLLGQQYGSTDCTLDFNAYAQSADNLMQQGNREEAISYAAYRLIRHRFAASPSAAVTALNADNLMLELGYDINKQSMDVTEGDAAALGNFIGECYIQFGLQDGSNELNSYASINYSPANPPLSPQLSGNPDIVDPNRWQPLALSTFIDQAGNPITGGALEFLGPEWGNVQPFALTDDELSVYQREGGSYKVYHDPGAPSQLGTETTAAYQWGFSLVALWSSHLDPSDGVMWDISPASVGNVGQLPATAEGYPNFYNALDGGDASHGHSINPKTGMPYEPQWVPRGDYTRVLAEFWADGPDSETPPGHWFVILNAVTDHPALKRRFRGEGNELGALEWDIKAYFALGGAMHDAAISAWSIKGWYDYVRPVSALRAMAELGQSTDALAPSWHPDGIPLTPGYIELVQAGDPLAGYDNQFVGKIKVRAWQGPEYVVNPANDTGDVGWILIDNWWPYQRPSFVSPPFAGYVSGHSTYSRAAAEVLTLLTGDEYFPGGKSEFEIKANDFLVFEQGPSVDLTLEWATYRDASDQCSLSRIWGGIHPPQDDIPGRIIGEKIGVKAFELAQTYFAR
- a CDS encoding PilZ domain-containing protein; translation: MEQYYPPDRILELAIGSVVQVNSESGDFHFTVSLVGVDAPNSVITTLPLKQNLPEGFGYEALFSQDDVFEMRTIQDGYIVAFEGVFEAIYDDRLLITSFPEMIETRLLRSETRFPCALSCDIHQGERESYGVISNISHGGCQLEVNRDASYDFIEHSIGQDVTVSLEVYFPTLESPVMLEAFVRSASCQVDGVCKVGIAFKANYEVVRRYLESLQLDSVSPFFR
- a CDS encoding adenylyltransferase/cytidyltransferase family protein, encoding MIVYTVGTFDLLHVGHLALLQHCKSLGNVLAVGVASDRVVNSYKPNVPVIPLEQRMEMLKALSCVDIVHAYDQLDYVPGCKAVNADIFVIGEDWGNKPHNLAVESYLKSKHKTITQVVYNSRTSSTQIKQNVRAQSYAGQQRILATG